The Tepidibacter aestuarii genome contains a region encoding:
- a CDS encoding alanine/glycine:cation symporter family protein produces the protein MEHLVGVLNGLIWSKALIILCLGAGIYFSFRTRFLQVRLLKDMVKLLFGGSSSEQGVSSFQAFALSVSGRVGTGNIAGVATAIAMGGPGALFWMWAIAFLGAGSAYVEATLAQIYKVEQDGEYRGGPAYYIEKGMNNKWYATTFAVATIVAMGFFLPGVQSNSIAAGLNNAFGITPTVTGIILVVFLALIIFGGVKRISKAAEIIVPLMATGYILVALIVIIVNISELPGVIALVFKSAFGAQPAFAGILGMAISWGVKRGIYSNEAGQGTSPHAAAAAEVSHPAKQGLVQAFSVYIDTLFVCSATGFMILITGMYNIYDKSGGFIANNLGDVEIGPIYTQRAVETLLPSFGGAFVAIALFFFAFTTLMAYYYIAETNVAYLIRKSNNKSLINVLRFALLGATFYGAIKTANLAWALGDIGVGTMAWLNVIAILIMGKPALIALKDYEEQKAAGKDPVFNSKKYDIKNAEFWENTTDSVSK, from the coding sequence ATGGAGCATCTAGTCGGTGTCTTAAATGGATTGATTTGGAGTAAAGCACTTATTATTTTATGTTTAGGAGCAGGTATATACTTTTCTTTCAGAACTCGTTTTTTACAAGTTAGACTTTTGAAAGATATGGTAAAGCTATTATTTGGAGGATCATCGTCAGAACAAGGGGTTTCTTCATTCCAGGCATTTGCGTTATCTGTATCAGGTCGTGTAGGAACTGGAAATATAGCAGGGGTTGCAACGGCTATAGCAATGGGAGGACCTGGAGCATTATTCTGGATGTGGGCAATAGCCTTTTTAGGAGCAGGTTCAGCTTATGTTGAGGCTACTTTAGCTCAAATATATAAGGTTGAACAAGATGGAGAGTATCGTGGAGGACCAGCGTATTATATAGAAAAAGGAATGAACAATAAGTGGTATGCAACTACATTTGCAGTTGCAACTATAGTAGCAATGGGATTCTTTTTACCAGGAGTTCAGTCTAATAGTATAGCAGCAGGACTTAATAATGCATTTGGGATAACTCCTACAGTAACAGGAATAATATTAGTTGTATTCTTAGCACTTATAATATTTGGTGGAGTTAAGCGTATAAGCAAAGCAGCTGAAATAATAGTACCTCTTATGGCTACAGGTTATATATTGGTTGCACTTATTGTAATAATTGTTAATATTTCTGAATTACCTGGAGTTATAGCATTAGTATTTAAGAGTGCATTTGGAGCACAACCTGCTTTTGCTGGTATACTAGGTATGGCTATTTCTTGGGGAGTTAAGCGTGGTATTTATTCAAATGAAGCAGGTCAGGGAACTAGCCCGCATGCAGCAGCTGCAGCTGAGGTTTCACATCCTGCAAAACAAGGATTAGTTCAAGCATTTTCAGTATATATAGATACTTTATTTGTTTGTTCAGCTACTGGATTCATGATTTTAATTACTGGAATGTACAATATTTACGATAAATCTGGAGGATTTATAGCTAATAATTTAGGAGATGTTGAAATAGGGCCTATATACACTCAAAGAGCAGTTGAAACTCTATTACCATCTTTTGGTGGTGCATTTGTTGCAATAGCTTTATTCTTCTTTGCATTTACTACTTTGATGGCATATTATTATATTGCTGAAACTAATGTTGCTTATTTAATAAGAAAGAGCAATAATAAATCATTAATAAATGTATTGAGATTTGCATTACTTGGAGCAACTTTCTATGGAGCTATAAAGACTGCAAACTTAGCATGGGCATTAGGAGATATAGGTGTTGGTACTATGGCATGGCTAAATGTTATAGCAATACTTATAATGGGAAAACCGGCTCTTATAGCACTTAAAGACTATGAAGAGCAAAAAGCAGCAGGCAAGGACCCTGTATTTAATTCTAAAAAGTATGATATAAAAAATGCAGAGTTCTGGGAAAATACTACTGATAGCGTTAGTAAATAA
- a CDS encoding DNA gyrase/topoisomerase IV subunit A, with translation MVENIERQRITETLEENYMPYAMSVIVSRAIPEIDGFKPSHRKLLYTMYKMGLLNSNKTKSANVVGQTMKLNPHGDMAIYETLVRLTRGNDSLLHPFIDSKGNFGKKYSKDMSFAAPRYTEVKLDDLCKEIFKDIDKNTVKFVDNYDGTLKEPVLLPTTYPNVLVNANQGIAVGMSSSICSFNLEEVCSATINYIKNKDVDISDYIKAPDFSTGGYIIYSKDQMEKIYETGRGSFKLRAKYRYDKKNNCIEVYEIPYTTNIETIIDKIIDLVKDNKIKEISDVRDETDLNGLKVTLDLKRNTDVDLLMHKLYKMTTLEDSFSCNFNMLINGQPKVLGIKAVLREWVDFRVECIKGYLQYDIEKKTDRLHLLLGLEKILLDIDKAIDIIRNTKEDKEVIPNLIKGFNIDKIQAEYIAEIKLRNLNKEYILKQLNNIKTLQSDLENLNETIKSDKKIKNIIIKELKEVSKKYKKPRKTEIISNDDIKEIKDEHLISDYNVKLFLTNENYFKKISLASLRSFSEQKLKDDDFIIQEIDANNKDEILLFSNKQNLYKLKVYDLADCKASSLGEYLTNILKLKEDENIIYMCLSNNYEGYMLYCFRDAKIAKTHIENYKTKTNRRKLVKAYSDKSELVRMLYIKDDVKLELYKNNKKASVINTKDIELQSTKTSKGIEVLKLGKRSYMTDVKILD, from the coding sequence ATGGTTGAAAATATAGAAAGACAAAGAATTACAGAAACGCTAGAAGAAAATTATATGCCGTATGCTATGAGCGTAATAGTTTCAAGAGCTATTCCAGAGATAGATGGTTTTAAGCCAAGTCATAGAAAGCTTTTATATACTATGTATAAAATGGGGCTTTTAAATTCCAATAAAACAAAATCAGCAAATGTTGTTGGACAAACTATGAAGTTAAATCCCCATGGTGATATGGCTATATATGAGACTCTAGTTAGATTGACAAGAGGAAATGATTCTTTACTTCACCCGTTTATAGATTCTAAGGGAAACTTTGGTAAAAAATATTCTAAAGATATGAGCTTTGCAGCACCTAGATATACAGAGGTAAAATTAGATGATCTATGCAAGGAGATTTTTAAGGATATAGATAAAAATACTGTTAAATTTGTAGACAATTATGATGGTACTTTAAAAGAGCCTGTACTTTTGCCTACAACATACCCTAATGTACTTGTAAATGCAAATCAAGGTATCGCTGTTGGTATGTCAAGTAGTATATGTAGTTTTAACTTAGAAGAGGTATGTAGTGCTACTATTAATTATATTAAAAATAAAGATGTGGATATAAGTGATTATATAAAGGCTCCGGATTTTTCAACGGGTGGATATATAATATATTCAAAAGATCAAATGGAAAAGATATATGAAACAGGACGAGGTAGCTTTAAATTAAGAGCTAAGTATAGATATGATAAAAAGAACAACTGTATAGAAGTATATGAAATCCCTTATACTACTAATATAGAGACTATAATAGATAAAATAATAGATCTTGTTAAAGACAATAAAATTAAAGAAATATCAGATGTTAGAGATGAGACTGATTTAAATGGTCTTAAGGTTACTTTGGATTTAAAAAGAAATACGGACGTAGATTTGCTTATGCATAAGCTTTATAAGATGACTACTCTTGAAGATAGTTTTTCTTGCAATTTTAATATGTTAATAAATGGGCAACCTAAGGTATTAGGCATAAAGGCAGTTCTAAGAGAATGGGTTGATTTTAGAGTAGAGTGCATTAAGGGATATTTACAATATGATATAGAGAAAAAGACAGATAGATTACATCTTCTATTAGGGCTTGAGAAAATTTTACTTGATATAGATAAGGCTATTGATATAATTAGAAATACTAAAGAAGATAAAGAAGTTATACCTAACTTGATTAAAGGATTTAATATAGATAAAATTCAGGCAGAATATATAGCTGAAATAAAGCTTAGGAATTTAAATAAAGAATATATATTAAAACAGCTAAATAATATAAAGACTTTGCAGTCTGATTTGGAAAATCTTAATGAAACTATTAAAAGTGATAAAAAAATAAAAAATATAATAATAAAAGAATTAAAAGAGGTTTCTAAAAAATACAAAAAACCTAGAAAGACTGAAATAATAAGCAATGATGATATAAAAGAAATAAAAGATGAACATTTAATAAGTGACTATAATGTCAAGTTATTTTTAACTAATGAGAATTACTTTAAGAAGATATCTCTCGCTTCGCTTAGATCTTTTTCGGAGCAAAAATTGAAAGATGATGACTTTATAATACAAGAGATAGATGCTAATAATAAGGATGAAATTCTACTTTTTTCAAATAAGCAGAATTTATATAAATTAAAAGTTTATGACCTTGCTGATTGTAAGGCTAGTTCTTTAGGTGAGTATTTAACTAATATATTAAAGCTAAAGGAAGATGAGAATATTATATATATGTGTCTTTCTAATAATTATGAAGGATATATGCTTTATTGTTTTAGGGATGCTAAGATAGCTAAAACTCATATAGAAAATTATAAGACTAAGACTAATAGAAGAAAGCTTGTAAAGGCTTATTCTGATAAGTCAGAACTAGTTCGCATGCTTTATATAAAAGATGATGTTAAATTAGAGCTTTATAAAAATAATAAAAAAGCTTCTGTCATAAATACTAAGGATATAGAGCTTCAATCAACAAAAACTTCTAAAGGGATAGAAGTTTTAAAGCTTGGAAAGAGAAGCTATATGACCGATGTGAAAATATTGGATTAA
- a CDS encoding ABC transporter permease subunit has protein sequence MVETMKDFIKKLGFARTTIIAFLIILCVMAVFLKIPIYMLLSDTLVRTGMNGVLVLAMVPGILCGIGLNFGIPLGIVCGLLGGLISIEMNLTGFSAFFIAVIISIPIAAVVGYFYGVLLNKVKGSEMMVSTYVGFSAISLMCIGWLILPFSSSEIKWPIGDGLRTTISLGSRFDKILNKFLSFNIGKVNIPTGLLIFFIIACLLVYVFLNTKAGITMKAVGDNPKFAIASGIDVDKSRIIGTVLSTILGAVGIIIYAQSYGFFQLYQAPMMMGFAAVAAILIGGASAQNAKISHVILGTFLFQGLLTIALPVANKIITEGNLSEVARVVVQYGIILYALTKVKGGE, from the coding sequence GTGGTTGAAACTATGAAAGATTTTATAAAGAAATTAGGATTTGCAAGAACTACTATAATAGCTTTTTTGATAATACTTTGCGTGATGGCTGTTTTTTTAAAAATTCCAATATACATGCTGCTATCTGATACTTTGGTTAGAACAGGTATGAATGGAGTATTGGTTCTAGCTATGGTTCCTGGAATTTTATGTGGTATAGGGCTTAACTTTGGTATTCCTTTGGGAATCGTATGTGGGCTTTTAGGCGGCCTTATAAGTATTGAAATGAATCTTACTGGATTTAGTGCATTTTTCATAGCTGTAATTATATCAATACCAATAGCTGCTGTTGTAGGATACTTTTATGGAGTATTGTTAAATAAAGTAAAAGGTTCTGAAATGATGGTATCTACATATGTAGGATTTTCGGCTATATCTTTGATGTGTATAGGGTGGCTTATACTTCCTTTTAGTAGTTCAGAGATAAAGTGGCCTATAGGTGATGGTCTTAGAACTACAATTTCTTTAGGTTCAAGGTTCGATAAAATACTAAACAAATTTTTATCATTTAATATAGGTAAAGTAAATATACCTACTGGTCTTTTAATATTTTTTATAATAGCTTGCTTATTAGTTTATGTGTTTTTAAATACTAAAGCAGGTATTACTATGAAGGCAGTAGGAGATAATCCAAAATTTGCAATAGCATCTGGTATTGATGTTGACAAAAGTAGGATAATAGGGACTGTACTATCTACTATTTTGGGTGCAGTAGGAATAATTATATATGCTCAAAGTTATGGATTTTTTCAACTTTACCAAGCTCCTATGATGATGGGATTTGCAGCCGTAGCTGCCATTTTAATAGGTGGAGCAAGTGCTCAAAATGCAAAAATATCTCATGTTATACTTGGAACTTTTTTATTTCAGGGGCTTTTGACAATAGCACTTCCTGTTGCAAATAAAATAATTACAGAAGGAAATTTATCAGAGGTAGCAAGAGTTGTAGTACAGTATGGAATTATTTTATATGCATTAACAAAAGTAAAAGGAGGGGAGTAG
- a CDS encoding methyl-accepting chemotaxis protein — translation MNIALIGAGIGGKNIIQAINDTDSINISLVIDKNLDAPGIVLCKSLGIDYSQSIDDLDNKNIDLIIEATGNSNVAKLLQEKFSHKCTIIDSTGALLVMTLVDRNVDTLSQLNNHISIIRDTSNIVKTELDDISSSIDDMQGISDILLDSTKTSITHIQDTDKIIKYVNKIAHQTKILGINATIEAARAGQAGKGFSVVANEVQQLATNSEGFAKEINEILGKITDEIKTITAEVDKLKNLSKSQTDSSNKVQVAVDKLISETSI, via the coding sequence TTGAATATAGCATTAATTGGAGCTGGAATAGGCGGTAAAAATATTATACAAGCAATAAACGATACAGATTCTATAAATATTTCTTTAGTTATAGATAAAAATTTAGATGCACCAGGCATAGTTCTTTGTAAAAGTTTAGGTATAGATTATTCTCAATCTATAGATGATTTAGATAATAAAAACATTGATTTAATAATAGAGGCTACTGGCAACAGTAATGTTGCTAAATTATTGCAAGAAAAATTCAGCCATAAATGTACTATAATAGATTCTACTGGTGCTCTTTTAGTAATGACTCTAGTAGATAGAAATGTAGATACTCTATCTCAACTTAATAACCATATTTCCATAATTAGAGATACTTCAAATATAGTAAAAACTGAGTTAGATGACATATCATCGTCAATAGATGATATGCAGGGTATAAGCGATATACTTTTAGATTCTACTAAAACTTCTATAACTCATATACAAGATACTGACAAAATAATAAAATACGTAAACAAAATAGCCCATCAAACTAAAATACTAGGTATAAATGCTACTATTGAAGCTGCAAGAGCCGGCCAAGCCGGAAAAGGATTCTCTGTAGTTGCAAATGAAGTTCAACAGTTAGCAACAAATAGCGAGGGGTTTGCTAAAGAAATTAATGAAATACTTGGAAAAATAACAGATGAGATAAAAACTATAACAGCTGAAGTAGACAAGCTAAAGAATCTTTCAAAATCTCAAACAGATTCTTCTAATAAAGTTCAAGTTGCTGTTGATAAGCTTATAAGTGAAACATCTATTTAA
- a CDS encoding sugar ABC transporter ATP-binding protein, with translation MSEEYVIQMKNIKKDYFGNQVLKGINLSTKKGEIHALLGENGAGKSTLMNILFGMPVIHSTGGFEGEIHIDGKKVDIKSPNEAMKLGIGMVHQEFMLIPGFDITENIKLNRETTKHNILSKVMGPSLKSLDFDSMNKDARDDLDKLGIDIDEKSKVSGLPVGYMQFIEIAREIDKSNIKLLVFDEPTAVLTESEADNLLKAMKRISDSGIAILFITHRLDEVMEAADNVTILRDGEFVAALDKNDTNVMQLAELMVGRKIESLNTNEEINSENEEVMMSIKDLKVSMPGEYVKGVNLDIKKGEILGIGGLAGQGKIGITNGIMGLYPSEGEVLLDGKKLKLNAPKDPLNNKIAFVSEDRRGIGLLLDTSIETNIVLTAMQIKGEFIKNYGLFTQRNKKEIREHALKMIKDLDIRCTGPTQITRRLSGGNQQKVCIARALTLNPDVLFVSEPTRGIDIGAKKLVLDLLVKLNKELGMTIVVTSSELGELRSVCNRIAIVAEGKIEGILKPQDSDTDFGLMMAGEYKKIHAKEEI, from the coding sequence TTGAGCGAAGAATATGTCATTCAAATGAAAAACATTAAAAAAGATTATTTCGGTAACCAAGTTTTAAAGGGAATAAATTTATCAACTAAAAAAGGAGAAATACATGCTCTTTTAGGAGAAAATGGAGCTGGTAAATCTACACTTATGAACATATTGTTTGGGATGCCTGTTATCCATTCTACTGGTGGATTTGAAGGTGAAATACATATAGATGGTAAAAAGGTTGATATTAAGTCTCCTAATGAAGCAATGAAACTAGGAATAGGAATGGTACATCAGGAGTTTATGCTTATTCCAGGATTTGATATAACTGAAAATATAAAGCTGAATAGAGAAACTACTAAACACAATATCCTAAGTAAAGTTATGGGACCTAGTTTAAAAAGTCTAGACTTTGATAGTATGAATAAGGATGCAAGAGATGACCTAGATAAATTAGGAATAGATATTGATGAAAAATCCAAGGTATCAGGACTTCCAGTAGGTTATATGCAGTTTATAGAGATTGCTAGAGAGATAGATAAAAGTAATATAAAGCTTTTGGTATTTGATGAACCTACAGCGGTTTTAACAGAAAGTGAAGCAGATAATTTATTAAAGGCTATGAAAAGAATATCTGACTCAGGAATTGCAATACTGTTTATAACTCATAGATTAGATGAGGTAATGGAGGCAGCTGATAATGTAACAATACTAAGAGATGGTGAGTTTGTAGCAGCACTTGATAAAAATGATACAAATGTAATGCAGCTTGCAGAATTGATGGTTGGTAGAAAAATTGAAAGTTTAAATACTAATGAAGAAATTAATAGTGAAAATGAAGAAGTAATGATGTCTATTAAAGATCTAAAAGTATCTATGCCGGGAGAATATGTAAAGGGTGTAAATTTAGATATTAAAAAAGGAGAAATTTTAGGTATTGGGGGTCTTGCTGGACAAGGTAAAATAGGTATTACAAATGGAATAATGGGTCTTTATCCGAGTGAAGGAGAGGTATTGTTAGATGGTAAGAAACTAAAGCTTAATGCTCCTAAAGATCCTTTAAATAATAAGATTGCATTCGTTAGTGAGGACAGAAGAGGAATTGGGTTATTGCTAGATACTTCTATAGAGACAAATATCGTATTGACAGCTATGCAGATCAAAGGGGAGTTTATAAAAAATTATGGATTGTTTACTCAAAGAAATAAAAAAGAGATAAGAGAGCATGCTCTTAAAATGATAAAGGATCTTGACATAAGGTGTACAGGACCTACTCAAATTACTAGAAGGTTGAGTGGAGGAAATCAACAAAAGGTTTGTATAGCTAGGGCCTTAACCTTAAATCCAGATGTATTGTTTGTATCAGAACCTACTAGAGGAATAGATATAGGAGCTAAAAAATTAGTTCTTGATTTACTTGTAAAACTAAACAAAGAACTTGGAATGACTATTGTAGTAACATCTAGTGAACTTGGTGAATTAAGATCTGTTTGTAATAGAATAGCCATAGTTGCAGAAGGAAAAATAGAAGGTATATTAAAGCCACAAGATAGCGATACAGATTTTGGACTTATGATGGCTGGCGAATATAAAAAAATTCATGCAAAGGAGGAAATATAA
- a CDS encoding nitrite/sulfite reductase domain-containing protein translates to MSKKDLLEKGAVLQRDKETYAIAPHLPGGIISTDKLRKIADTADKYSAQAVKLTSSQRIAIVGLKEDDLDNAWEDLGMKPGAAIGLCVRSVKFCPGTTFCKRGQQDSVGVGMKLDELYHGMSLPNKLKIGVSGCPNSCADNHFRDIGIMGTPKGFRIQVGGKGGLKPRLGDTLFEHVDEDEVFKIIDKVVKVYSKNAKRHERLGSYIDRVGLDEFRKEVE, encoded by the coding sequence ATGTCTAAGAAAGATTTATTAGAAAAAGGGGCTGTCCTTCAAAGGGACAAAGAAACATATGCAATAGCACCTCATTTACCTGGAGGAATTATTTCAACTGACAAATTAAGAAAGATTGCAGATACTGCTGATAAATACAGCGCGCAAGCAGTAAAATTGACATCATCTCAAAGAATAGCAATTGTAGGACTTAAAGAGGATGATCTAGACAATGCTTGGGAAGATTTAGGAATGAAGCCAGGAGCTGCTATAGGGCTTTGTGTAAGAAGTGTTAAGTTCTGTCCTGGAACAACATTTTGTAAAAGAGGGCAACAAGATTCAGTAGGAGTAGGTATGAAGCTAGATGAGCTATATCATGGAATGAGTCTTCCAAACAAGCTTAAAATAGGCGTTAGTGGATGTCCAAACTCGTGTGCAGATAATCATTTCAGAGATATAGGTATAATGGGTACTCCTAAAGGATTTAGAATCCAAGTTGGAGGAAAAGGAGGACTGAAGCCTAGATTAGGTGATACTTTATTTGAACATGTTGATGAAGATGAAGTATTTAAAATAATAGATAAGGTAGTCAAAGTATACTCTAAAAATGCTAAAAGACATGAAAGATTAGGATCATATATAGATAGAGTTGGACTTGATGAATTTAGAAAAGAAGTAGAATAA
- a CDS encoding DNA gyrase/topoisomerase IV subunit B, giving the protein MNKNNDYGNNSISSLKGADRVRLRPSVIFGSDGIEGCKHSVFEILSNSIDEAREGFGNIIEITRCSDNSIIIKDRGRGIPLDYNEKEDRYNWELVFCELYAGGKYKNNSGENYEFSLGLNGLGSCATQYSSEYMDVTVYRDGYKYDLHFEKGENIGGLKKEKCDYEHTGTIIKWKPDIDVFTDIQIDIDYYKDVIKKQAIVNSNLKFKIYDEETDENYEYCYENGILDYIDEVNDSKGFTNVQLYEEERRGRDREDKPEYKLKVQVGFCFNNEINLIEYYHNSSFLEYGGSPDKAVKNAFIYMIDKYLKDNNKYNKGEKKISFVDISDSLILVTNSFSTITSYENQTKKSITNKFIQEAITSLLKEKLEIYFIENKLEANKICEQVLVNKRSRERAEKTRINIKKQLGGNIDIKNRVKKFVDCRTKDISKRELFIVEGDSALGSCKMGRDSEFQAIIPVRGKILNCLKADYDKIFKSDIITDLLKVLGCGVQIETKHNKDLNTFDMNNLNWDKVIICTDADVDGFQIRTLILTMLYRLVPMLIEKGKVYIAESPLFEINTSRKTYFAYNEKEKNSIISKIKGKYNIQRSKGLGENEPEMMWQTTMNPESRRLIQVLPEDVKKTQEVFDMLLGDDIKERKRFIAEYGHKYIDMTDVS; this is encoded by the coding sequence ATGAACAAAAATAACGACTATGGAAATAATAGTATATCATCTCTTAAGGGCGCAGACAGAGTTAGATTAAGACCTAGTGTAATATTTGGCTCTGATGGTATTGAAGGATGTAAGCACTCTGTGTTTGAAATATTATCAAATTCTATAGATGAGGCAAGAGAAGGCTTTGGAAATATAATCGAGATAACACGATGTAGTGATAATTCTATAATAATAAAGGATAGAGGTCGAGGAATACCTCTTGATTATAATGAAAAAGAAGATAGATACAACTGGGAACTAGTATTTTGTGAATTATATGCAGGTGGTAAGTATAAAAATAATTCTGGTGAAAATTATGAATTTAGTTTAGGGCTTAATGGACTTGGAAGCTGTGCTACTCAATATAGTTCAGAATATATGGATGTTACTGTTTATAGAGACGGATATAAGTACGATCTTCATTTTGAAAAAGGTGAGAATATAGGAGGCCTAAAAAAAGAAAAGTGTGATTATGAACATACTGGAACTATAATAAAGTGGAAGCCTGATATAGATGTATTTACAGATATACAAATAGATATAGATTATTATAAGGATGTAATTAAAAAACAGGCTATAGTAAATTCAAATCTTAAATTCAAGATTTATGATGAAGAAACTGATGAAAACTACGAATACTGTTATGAAAATGGTATTTTAGATTATATAGATGAGGTAAATGATTCAAAAGGATTTACTAATGTACAATTATATGAAGAGGAAAGACGAGGTAGGGATAGAGAGGACAAGCCCGAATATAAGCTTAAGGTTCAGGTAGGATTTTGTTTTAATAATGAAATCAATTTGATTGAATACTACCACAACTCGAGTTTTTTAGAATACGGAGGATCTCCTGATAAGGCTGTTAAGAACGCATTTATATATATGATAGATAAGTACTTAAAAGATAATAATAAGTATAACAAAGGTGAAAAGAAGATAAGTTTTGTAGATATATCAGATAGTTTAATACTAGTTACAAATTCATTTTCTACAATTACAAGTTATGAAAATCAAACTAAAAAATCTATAACTAATAAATTTATACAAGAAGCTATAACTAGTTTGTTAAAAGAAAAGCTAGAAATATATTTTATAGAGAATAAATTAGAAGCAAATAAAATATGTGAACAAGTTTTAGTTAATAAGAGAAGTAGAGAAAGAGCTGAAAAAACAAGAATAAACATAAAAAAACAGTTAGGTGGAAACATAGATATAAAGAACAGGGTTAAAAAGTTTGTTGATTGTAGAACTAAGGATATTAGTAAGAGAGAATTATTCATAGTTGAGGGAGATTCTGCACTTGGTTCTTGTAAAATGGGAAGAGATTCAGAGTTTCAAGCTATAATACCTGTTAGAGGTAAGATACTTAATTGTCTTAAAGCAGATTACGATAAAATCTTTAAAAGTGATATAATAACGGATTTATTAAAGGTTCTTGGATGTGGTGTTCAAATAGAGACTAAGCATAATAAAGATTTGAATACTTTTGATATGAATAATTTGAATTGGGATAAGGTAATAATATGTACCGATGCAGATGTAGATGGCTTCCAAATTAGAACGCTTATACTTACAATGCTTTATAGACTAGTACCTATGCTAATAGAAAAAGGAAAAGTATATATAGCTGAATCGCCATTATTTGAAATAAATACTTCGAGAAAAACTTATTTTGCTTATAATGAGAAGGAAAAAAATAGTATAATATCTAAGATAAAGGGTAAATACAATATCCAAAGGTCAAAAGGACTTGGTGAAAATGAGCCTGAGATGATGTGGCAAACTACTATGAATCCTGAAAGTAGAAGGCTTATTCAAGTACTTCCTGAAGATGTTAAGAAAACACAAGAGGTATTTGATATGTTACTAGGGGACGATATTAAAGAAAGAAAAAGATTCATAGCTGAGTATGGACATAAGTATATTGATATGACAGATGTTAGTTAA
- a CDS encoding DUF3798 domain-containing protein: protein MIKKILAIFMAAVMIIGLVGCGQVAEKEEVSKIGIMTGTVSQGEEEYRAAEKMKKKYGDRIVLQTYPDNFMKEQETTIANVMSMASDPEVKAIVIVQGIPGVSAAIDKAREIRPDMLFVVGVPGEDPDMIASKADVVLQADELGMGTSIVEQAKKMGATKLVHYSFPRHMSYQLLAMRRDLLRETCEKLDMEFIDATAPDPTGDAGVPGAQQFILEDVPRKVAELGKDTAFFSTNCSMQEPLIKAALEQGAIYPQPCCPSPYHAFPGALGIQIPDDKKGDVDYVVEEIKSKIAEKGGTGRFSTWPVPVNMMFVEGGVEYAKAFLEGNTNGKVDKAKIEEIFKNVSGIDMKLSTFTNESTGNTFDNFFMVLSDYITF, encoded by the coding sequence ATGATTAAGAAGATTTTAGCCATATTTATGGCAGCAGTTATGATTATAGGGCTGGTTGGATGTGGTCAAGTAGCTGAGAAAGAGGAAGTTTCTAAGATTGGAATTATGACAGGTACTGTATCTCAAGGTGAAGAGGAGTATAGAGCAGCAGAAAAAATGAAGAAAAAATATGGTGATAGGATAGTTCTTCAAACTTATCCTGATAACTTTATGAAAGAGCAAGAAACAACTATAGCAAATGTTATGAGTATGGCATCAGATCCAGAAGTTAAAGCAATTGTTATTGTTCAAGGTATACCAGGAGTATCGGCAGCTATAGATAAGGCTAGAGAGATAAGACCAGATATGTTATTTGTGGTTGGTGTTCCAGGAGAAGACCCAGATATGATAGCATCAAAAGCTGATGTAGTACTTCAAGCAGATGAACTAGGAATGGGAACTAGTATAGTAGAACAAGCTAAAAAAATGGGTGCTACAAAACTTGTTCACTATTCATTCCCAAGACATATGTCTTATCAATTACTTGCAATGAGAAGGGACTTACTTAGAGAAACTTGTGAAAAGTTAGATATGGAGTTTATAGATGCAACAGCACCAGATCCAACTGGAGATGCAGGGGTTCCAGGAGCGCAACAATTTATATTAGAAGATGTTCCAAGAAAAGTTGCTGAGCTTGGAAAAGATACTGCATTCTTTAGTACTAACTGTTCTATGCAAGAGCCATTAATAAAAGCTGCTTTAGAGCAAGGAGCTATATATCCACAACCATGTTGTCCTTCTCCATACCATGCATTCCCAGGTGCATTAGGAATCCAAATACCTGATGATAAAAAAGGTGATGTTGATTATGTAGTTGAAGAAATCAAATCTAAGATAGCTGAAAAAGGTGGAACAGGTAGATTCTCTACATGGCCAGTTCCAGTTAATATGATGTTTGTTGAAGGTGGAGTTGAATATGCTAAGGCATTCTTAGAAGGAAATACTAATGGTAAGGTAGACAAAGCTAAAATAGAAGAAATATTTAAAAATGTATCAGGTATAGATATGAAATTAAGTACATTCACGAATGAAAGTACAGGAAATACATTTGATAATTTCTTTATGGTACTTTCAGATTATATAACTTTCTAA